The Bacillus sp. Y1 genome has a window encoding:
- a CDS encoding ABC transporter substrate-binding protein, whose protein sequence is MKKRMAFFLSFVIFLGLLLVVLSLFQPDSKEEAETQPKVVQKTLLTFWRNRGNDAENKAYEELVSSFEKRNPDIKIQMKTIPYSDYEVRLRTEIATGTPPDIMAIDSPTLALYANAGSLLSIDHFMKSEGSIEDFPTSTLRGLSYNDQIYLAPIAESSIALFYNKHVLKEAGVPFPSSNPNEPLTWDEVIEIAKKVTNAEKGIVGIDPGQGFGEGEAPAYFKMPFLWQFGADVLSPDATTASGYLDSEEAIEALQLFQDFYHKQGIASVEMGTDDFIKGKLAMTVLGSWTLKDFERNSNFTLGEDFGVAPLPKGVYQVAPNGGWALGISSQSKYPNEAWKFIKYVTGYEGMKKYVTITSDLPARYSVVKDIPELNQYPLNIFIEQTLRHSQNRPVTPAYPVVSNAIRVLFEDIGIGGKDVHTSAKEAVEKINAGIQEFQKP, encoded by the coding sequence ATGAAAAAAAGGATGGCTTTCTTTCTATCTTTCGTTATCTTTCTTGGCCTGTTGTTAGTTGTTCTTTCCCTCTTTCAACCAGATAGTAAAGAAGAGGCAGAGACACAACCAAAAGTTGTACAAAAAACCCTGCTAACGTTTTGGAGAAACAGAGGAAATGATGCAGAAAATAAAGCTTATGAAGAGTTAGTTTCATCATTTGAAAAGAGGAATCCCGATATCAAAATTCAGATGAAAACCATTCCTTACAGCGACTATGAAGTGAGACTCCGGACAGAAATCGCAACAGGCACTCCTCCGGATATAATGGCGATAGATAGTCCGACACTTGCTCTTTATGCCAATGCAGGATCGCTCTTATCTATTGATCATTTTATGAAAAGTGAGGGGAGTATTGAGGACTTCCCAACGTCCACTTTAAGAGGGCTAAGTTATAATGACCAAATCTATCTTGCCCCAATTGCAGAATCGAGCATTGCTCTATTTTATAATAAGCATGTTCTGAAAGAGGCAGGGGTTCCTTTCCCATCATCCAACCCAAATGAACCATTAACTTGGGACGAAGTGATTGAGATCGCCAAAAAAGTAACAAATGCTGAAAAAGGCATCGTTGGTATTGATCCTGGCCAAGGATTTGGAGAAGGAGAAGCACCTGCTTACTTTAAAATGCCTTTCTTGTGGCAGTTTGGAGCCGATGTGTTGAGTCCTGATGCAACAACAGCAAGTGGATATTTGGATTCAGAGGAGGCAATAGAGGCTCTACAATTATTCCAGGATTTCTATCACAAGCAAGGGATCGCTTCAGTGGAAATGGGAACAGATGACTTTATAAAAGGAAAGCTCGCGATGACAGTATTAGGATCGTGGACACTTAAGGACTTTGAAAGAAATTCAAATTTTACTCTTGGAGAGGATTTTGGCGTAGCCCCTTTACCGAAAGGGGTGTACCAGGTGGCTCCCAATGGAGGGTGGGCGCTAGGTATTTCATCGCAGTCCAAATATCCGAACGAAGCGTGGAAGTTTATTAAGTACGTGACTGGATATGAGGGAATGAAGAAATATGTCACGATTACGAGTGATTTGCCGGCAAGATACTCGGTAGTAAAAGATATTCCGGAACTTAATCAGTATCCCTTAAATATTTTTATCGAGCAAACGCTTAGGCACTCGCAAAACCGTCCAGTTACCCCTGCTTATCCAGTGGTAAGCAATGCGATTAGAGTTTTATTTGAAGACATCGGTATCGGAGGAAAAGATGTTCATACCTCGGCCAAAGAGGCTGTCGAAAAGATTAATGCAGGAATACAGGAATTTCAGAAACCATAA
- a CDS encoding carbohydrate ABC transporter permease, which translates to MNIKYTRMDRMILTLNNIFLFLAVLVVLVPLVYVVLASFMDPTVLLNKGISFNLSDWSLKGYKLILGNDAMLKGFINSVLYSVGFAVVTVVVSLFAAYPLSVNGFVGKNFFMTMFIITMFFSGGLIPTYLLVKDLGMLNTIWAIILPGAINVWNIILARTYFKGIPYELHEAAKVDGASDLLIFFKIVLPLSKPIIFVLAMYAFVGQWNSYFDAMIYLDDPNLHPLQLVLRSILIQNSTDPGMISDQLAMAELKKLSEMIKYSSIVISSLPLIVMYPFFQKYFEKGVMVGSLK; encoded by the coding sequence ATGAATATCAAGTATACGCGGATGGATCGGATGATATTAACCTTAAACAATATCTTTCTCTTCCTAGCAGTATTAGTCGTATTGGTTCCTTTAGTGTATGTGGTACTAGCCTCATTTATGGATCCTACCGTTCTATTAAATAAAGGAATTTCTTTTAATCTCTCGGATTGGAGTTTGAAGGGGTATAAGCTCATCCTTGGAAATGATGCCATGCTAAAAGGCTTTATCAATTCGGTTCTGTATTCGGTTGGCTTTGCGGTTGTTACTGTTGTGGTGTCTTTGTTTGCAGCCTACCCACTTTCAGTTAACGGGTTTGTCGGAAAAAACTTCTTTATGACGATGTTTATCATCACGATGTTTTTTAGCGGTGGATTGATCCCAACCTACCTGCTTGTAAAAGACTTAGGGATGTTAAATACGATTTGGGCGATTATCCTACCCGGTGCCATCAATGTGTGGAATATCATTCTCGCAAGAACGTATTTCAAGGGTATTCCTTACGAGCTGCATGAAGCAGCAAAAGTAGATGGGGCTTCCGATTTACTTATCTTCTTTAAAATTGTACTGCCACTATCAAAACCGATTATTTTCGTTTTAGCCATGTATGCATTCGTAGGACAGTGGAATTCGTACTTTGACGCGATGATTTACTTGGATGATCCAAACCTTCATCCATTGCAACTCGTATTACGTTCGATTTTGATCCAAAACTCAACAGATCCTGGAATGATTAGTGATCAGTTGGCAATGGCCGAGCTGAAAAAGCTGTCAGAAATGATTAAATACTCATCGATTGTCATTTCAAGTCTACCGCTTATCGTGATGTATCCATTCTTCCAAAAGTACTTTGAAAAAGGTGTTATGGTCGGTTCATTAAAATAA
- a CDS encoding ABC transporter permease codes for MQELIKAEAGKDAAIPNQAEKRVTNLSKKLRYIRENYFLYLLIAPAIILTIVFKYIPMYGAIIAFKDFSTIKGILGSEWVGFENFTKFLSSPNFGTIFMSTLKLSFYGLILGFPIPIILALMLNQVRRAAIKKNVQLVLYAPNFISVVVIVGMLFIFLSPTGPINQVVTMLTGEPIGFLSDPDYFRSIYILSGIWQAAGWSSIIYVAALANVDPELHNAATLDGANIIQRMLHIDLPTLKPLMAVTFILGAGGIMAIGFEKAYLMQTSMNLPTSEILPTYVYKVGLQAGDYAYSAAVGLFNSVINVILLVVVNYIVKKLNEGEGLY; via the coding sequence ATGCAGGAATTAATAAAAGCTGAAGCAGGCAAAGATGCTGCGATCCCGAATCAGGCGGAGAAAAGGGTGACGAACCTAAGCAAGAAATTACGTTATATCCGAGAAAACTATTTTCTCTATTTGTTAATTGCGCCCGCTATTATTCTCACTATCGTTTTTAAATATATTCCTATGTACGGTGCGATCATTGCCTTTAAGGATTTTAGTACGATCAAAGGAATACTTGGGAGCGAATGGGTCGGTTTTGAAAACTTTACAAAGTTTTTGTCCTCACCAAACTTTGGAACGATTTTTATGAGCACATTGAAACTCAGCTTTTACGGGCTAATCCTTGGGTTCCCAATACCCATTATCCTTGCACTAATGTTGAATCAAGTACGAAGGGCAGCAATTAAAAAGAATGTTCAGCTTGTCCTCTACGCACCAAACTTTATCTCTGTCGTTGTTATCGTTGGGATGCTTTTTATCTTTTTATCACCAACGGGTCCCATCAATCAGGTGGTCACGATGCTAACAGGGGAGCCAATTGGGTTCCTATCCGACCCGGATTACTTCAGAAGCATCTATATCCTATCTGGAATCTGGCAAGCGGCCGGATGGTCATCCATTATTTATGTAGCTGCTCTAGCGAATGTGGATCCGGAATTGCATAATGCTGCTACCCTGGATGGAGCCAATATTATACAAAGAATGCTTCATATTGATTTGCCAACCTTAAAGCCATTGATGGCTGTGACGTTTATCTTAGGCGCAGGTGGAATCATGGCGATCGGGTTTGAAAAAGCGTATCTGATGCAAACATCAATGAACCTGCCAACCTCTGAAATTCTTCCGACCTATGTTTACAAAGTCGGTTTACAAGCAGGCGACTATGCATACTCAGCAGCCGTTGGGCTATTTAACTCAGTCATTAACGTTATCCTGCTAGTTGTCGTGAACTATATCGTGAAGAAGCTGAACGAAGGCGAAGGATTATATTGA